The Faecalibacterium prausnitzii genome includes a window with the following:
- a CDS encoding 4Fe-4S binding protein: MMEKTQTKPLTAAQQRQQDKKRRTWLRAGVQLFFFVSMPGAFVAGFSGVKQIFLHIGAGEVLTADSFTLSLLGLCGFTLLFDRFFCGYACAFGSLGDAVWALSGLIQKKLFHRKKQLRLPERAVLWGQKVKYLLLAGLVALYVTQQEKLLTSANPWEVFSRLTALRLPPEGFGVGIALFVLILLGMAVQPRFFCQFLCPMGAVFALLPVLPFARLHRQSDGCIPSCNACKQQCPVCLKLEESSLRSGECLACEACVGTCPKQNIHRWDTALCKHLWLPVLAKALLFFLLGCWLGFCRFI; this comes from the coding sequence ATGATGGAAAAAACACAGACAAAGCCTTTGACAGCGGCGCAGCAGCGCCAGCAGGACAAAAAGCGCCGTACATGGCTGCGCGCCGGGGTGCAGCTGTTCTTCTTTGTGTCCATGCCGGGCGCATTTGTGGCCGGGTTTTCCGGGGTAAAGCAGATCTTTCTGCACATCGGTGCGGGCGAGGTGCTCACAGCAGACAGCTTCACGCTTTCTCTGCTGGGGCTGTGCGGCTTCACTTTGCTGTTCGACCGGTTCTTCTGCGGATACGCCTGCGCCTTTGGCAGCTTGGGCGATGCCGTCTGGGCGCTGTCCGGGCTTATCCAGAAAAAGCTGTTCCACCGCAAAAAGCAGCTCCGTCTGCCGGAGCGGGCGGTGCTTTGGGGGCAGAAGGTCAAATATCTGCTGCTGGCGGGGCTGGTGGCGCTGTATGTGACCCAGCAGGAAAAGCTGCTGACCAGCGCAAACCCGTGGGAGGTGTTTTCCCGCCTGACGGCTCTGCGTCTGCCGCCGGAGGGCTTCGGCGTGGGCATTGCGCTGTTTGTGCTCATCTTGCTGGGCATGGCAGTGCAGCCCCGGTTCTTTTGTCAGTTTCTCTGCCCTATGGGAGCAGTGTTCGCCCTGCTGCCGGTGCTGCCCTTTGCGCGGCTGCACCGGCAGAGCGATGGCTGCATACCGAGCTGCAATGCCTGCAAGCAGCAGTGCCCGGTGTGCCTGAAGCTGGAGGAAAGCAGCCTGCGCAGCGGGGAGTGCCTCGCCTGTGAAGCCTGCGTGGGCACCTGCCCTAAACAGAACATCCACCGGTGGGATACGGCTCTGTGCAAGCACCTTTGGCTGCCGGTACTGGCGAAGGCCCTGCTCTTCTTCCTGCTGGGCTGCTGGCTGGGTTTCTGCCGGTTTATCTGA
- a CDS encoding YjdF family protein, with translation MDIDSTKLTVFFEAPFWIGVFERIERRKLSVCKVVFGAEPKDYEVWEYLLKNYSRLRFSPSVETVVKKESVNPKRLQRQIRKETVATGIGTKSQQALQMQREENKLVRKALSRKQREAEKQRQFELKQQKRKEKHRGR, from the coding sequence ATGGACATTGATTCTACAAAGCTGACTGTATTTTTTGAGGCTCCATTCTGGATCGGAGTATTTGAACGTATTGAGAGAAGAAAGCTTTCAGTGTGTAAAGTCGTGTTTGGTGCAGAACCAAAGGACTATGAAGTCTGGGAGTATCTGCTCAAAAATTACAGTCGGCTGCGCTTCAGTCCATCTGTTGAGACAGTTGTAAAGAAAGAGTCTGTGAACCCAAAGCGATTGCAGCGGCAAATCCGAAAGGAAACAGTTGCCACAGGAATCGGTACAAAGTCACAGCAGGCGTTGCAAATGCAGCGAGAAGAAAACAAGCTGGTGCGAAAAGCACTTAGCCGTAAACAACGCGAAGCAGAAAAGCAGCGTCAGTTTGAACTGAAACAGCAGAAGCGAAAGGAAAAGCATCGGGGCAGATAA